Below is a window of Bacteroidales bacterium DNA.
AACTGCCGTGGATAAGGTGTGCCGCCACACCCAGATTATCCTGAAGATCCTTTTCGCTGAAGGCCAGAGGAAGAATCTCTGCCGAAGGCCGATAACCGTATTTTCTTATCAGTGCATCCATTCCCAGATCTTCTCCAAAACGTGCCACTCCAGGGGCAATCACAATCAGTTTACCTCCATCGGCCAGCGCCATGCGGGTGCGGTATATGCTCTTATTTCCCAGCCAGGTGGTCCGGTATTCATCGGGCCTTAAATAAACAACCACATGAGAAAGCGGTTCATTGAGCATGGTAAAATTTACCCGGAGGGCCAATTCGGAAGCCTCCAGGAAACATTCCTGGTCATCGCCAACAAAAAGGCCTTTCAGGGGATATGGATCGTTTGGTTTGCCGCCTACCACCGTCTGGATATAAATTACCGGCAGATGGCCGGCATATTTTATCCCGGCTTGCCGGAACAATTCCCTGACCGGATTGGAGGCTCTCCCCATGATGCGTTCCATTCCATAGGCAGCCCCCAGAAAATGACTTTTATGAATGGCCTCAGCCCCACCCGTTCCAACAAACAGGTTTTTATTATATCCGGCCATTCCCGCCACTTCATGCGGCACCACCTGACCAACGGAAAAAATGGCATCAAAATTTCCTTCCACCAGCAGTTTGTTCACCTGCACCGGCCAGGAATAATGCACAGCACCGTGCGAAATCTCTTCCACCTGCGATTCCGGAATTCTGCCCAGAGTAACAGTGTCTGTTCTCCAGTTATGCACATGAAAAAGAGATGGAGGCACCTTGCCGAACATCTTCCGGATTTCTTCCGGTTTCATTGGCTCATGGGTTCCGAGGGCCGGAAGGATTGCACCGGTTTTACTGCCATAAAATTCCCAGAGCATCTCGGTAATATGTCCCGCCCGGGAATGCACACGGGTATAATCAGGAGGAATAATCAATACCCTTTTGAAAGCTCCCAGCTGTGGAAGTACAGAAAACAGCTTTTCCCTGATTTCGTGAGGAGGTATTCCGTTGTCAGGGTCCGATGCATTTAGCCAGATCATTTGATGTTCCTTTTATGGTTTGGGAGAAAGCCATTGATCATACGCCGCTGTATGCATTGAATCCGCCGTCAACCGGTATAATGGCGCCGGTGACGAAGGCCGACATATCCGAAAGAAGATAAAGCACTGTACCCACAAGGTCTTCCGGCTTCCCAAAGCGGTTCATCGGAGTATGGCCGAGAATTTTGTCACCCCGTTCGGTCAGGGTTCCGTCATCTTTGAGCAGGAGGGAGCGGTTCTGGTGTGTAAGAAAGAAACCGGGCGCTATAGCATTGACGCGGATATTCGAAGGGGCCAGGTGGACAGCCAGCCACTGGGTGAAGTTCACCACAGCAGCTTTCCCTGCCGAGTATGCCGGAATGCGGGTAAGAGGCCGGTAGGCGTTCATAGAAGCAATATTGAGGATGACTCCCTGCCTTCTGGTCAGCATTTCCCGCGAAAAAACATGCGTCGGGAGAACAGTTCCAAGGAAGTTCAGATCAAGCGCGCTCCGGAAAGCATTGACATCCAATCCGAAAAATGTTTCTTCCGGAGAGAATTCCGGTTCGGCCTTCTCTCTGGCTGTGGTAGCCCCGGCAACATTTCCCCCGGCTCCGTTGATAAGAAAATCGATGGAGGGGAAATGCCTCAATACAATTTCATAGGCTTTTTCGAGCGTGGTGCGGTCGCACACATCCGCACACACGCTGAGCGAAGCGGTGCCAAATTCCCTGCGGATTTCTTCCGATAAAGTATCGGCCACGCAGGAGTTACGGTCCAGAATTATCGTATTGATTCCCGCCATGGCACAACCTTTCGCAATGGCCGTACCCAAAACACCTCCCCCGCCGGTAATCAGACAGGTTTTCCCTTTCAGGTCCTGAAAAAACGGATTTTCATTCATAATACATTAAATTTTCGCGGGTAATAATATCAATTGGCATGTAACTGATGCGTTCCACAGGTTTCTGCATGACAAGGGCGTTGTAGAGGTCCATTAATCCCCTGTACCCCTGCAGGTCAGGCTTCTGGCCTATCAGAAAGGTAATATTCCCCTTTTCAAGATGAAGCCGGTTTTCCGGGGTGAGGTCGTAGCCTGCCAGCAGGGAAACGGGAAGGTTAAGAATCTGCAAGGCCTCTGCCACCTTTCCGGCATTTGAATTCACAACAAAGATTCCCGAAACCGAAAGACTTTCGTCAAGATACTCACGCAAAGCCTGCTGTATTGCCCTTGTTTCATTGCTTCTGACATGAATTGTTATTACGGTTTTTCCTGCAGCAAGAGGGCTACGCGAAAAGTATTCCCTGAAACCCTTTTCCCTTTCACTGATATGCAGTTGTTCCTCAATAGGGCCGGCAATGCTGACAACAGCTATCAGCGCATCCGGCGGCAGCATTCGGTCGAACAAATGAGCTGCCACACGTCCGCTCTGCCGCGAATTCTGGCCAATGAAAGCCAGCGGGTAACGGAGCGGCACAAAGGCATTGATCAGCACCACAGGAATGGATAGATCGCGGCATTTCCGCAAAAAGCTGATGGCATGCCGGGCATACAAAGGCGCGAAGACCACTCCGTCCGGTTTGTTTTTCAACAGTTCAGCCGATTTTTGTTCGAACGTAGCCAGATCGAACACGCTGAACAGATATTCCTCAAGGGTAACCCCAAAATGGGATATTTCCGACAAGGCCCGGTGCATCCCTTTCAGCGGATCATCCCAGAAAGGCACCTGGTTGTAAGAACCGGGTATGAGAGCGGCGAACCGCCATTTCTTTTTCATTACCAGAGTACGGGCAAGGATATCGGGCTTGTAATTCAACTCCTCAATAACCTTTCGCACCTTTTCCCGGGTTTCTTCGGCCACTTCTCCCCTGTTATGAATGACCCGGTCGACCGTGCCTATAGAAACACCGGCGTATTTTGCTATATCCACTATCCGTACTTTTTTTACCGGGCTCACAGAAAAGAATTTTTTTTGCAAAATAAATCATAATTTTACATTTCCGTGTACGTACACGGAAATTTTTTATTTTAGCTGAAAATCATTTTTTCAGGCACTTATAAACAATTCTCTTTTCTGCACAGAAAACAGATAAAACAGGTTATGCTTTTTATTAATTTGCCATCGGAAAAGGACATTAAAATTTAACACACCATGCAACTCGGGACATACAGTATGGGTATAGGCGACCGGTTTGGTCTTCAGGGGAAGGCCCAGCTCAGGGCATTACAGATGGCCGCCCGGGAAGGAATTATGATCACACCTGTATGGAACAAATCGAACCGGGAACATGAACTGGTGCACAGTGAACCCGTTGATACACGGCTTTCCGCAGAAGAAGCGGTGCAGGAAGCCGGGTGGGACAAACCCTGGTTTGTTGATGCGGATCACATAAGCCGTGTCAATGTTGACCGGTTTCTGGATCATTGCAATTATTTTACTCTGGACGTATCCGATTTCATCGGGAAGCAAGCTCCCGGGGAAGCCGCCGGACGGTTTTATCGCACCAATGTTTCGCTGACCGAAGACAAGAGCATACCTTTTCTTCGCGAACTCACTTCTGAACTTTTGCAGACAGTGGCTGAAAAGTATCTTTATGCCGTAATGGAGGCAGCCGAACTGTACCATCATATTCACGCCCATAAAAAAGATTTTATCTGCGAAGTGTCGATGGATGAAACCGATACACCTCAGACCCCCGGAGAACTGTTTTTCATCCTTAAGGCCCTTGCCGATTATAAGGTTCCGGTGAACACAATAGCCCCGAAATTTTCGGGCCGGTTCAACAAAGGAGTGGACTATGCCGGCGATCCGGAATTTTTTGCCCGCGAATTTGAGCAGGACCTTCTGGTTATCCGCGAAGCAAGAAAACGCTTTCCCCTTCCTCCCGACCTGAAAATCAGCATCCACTCGGGCAGTGATAAATTCAGTCTGTACCCTGTTATCGGCCGGCTGATACGGAAATACCAGGAAGGGATTCACCTGAAAACAGCCGGAACCACATGGCTGGAAGAGTTGGCCGGTCTGGCACTGGGAGATGAAGACGGCCTGGAACTCGCCAAAAGGATTTACATAAAAGCACTTGACCGGATTGATGAACTCACCCAGCCATACAGAACCGTAATTGATATTAAGAAGGAAAATCTTCCGCCTGCGGAAAAAGTTTACCAATGGAGCGGAAACGAATTTGCCGCCGCTTTGCGCCACGACCCGCAAAATCCGTCTTTCAATCCCGACTTCCGCCAGCTTCTTCACGTGGCGTATAAGATTGCTGCTGAATATTCCAACATTTATACCCAGAACGTAAGGGTCAACGAAAGAATCATTGGAGAACTGGTAACTGACAATCTGTACAATAAACACATCAGAAAACTGTTTCTAATACATAAAATGTAATTGAATCCATGAAAAATTTCCTTGACAAAAATTTTCTTCTTCAGAACAAAACAGCCGAAGAACTTTATCACGGATATGCCGAAAATCTTCCGATCATTGATTACCATTGTCATTTGCCGGCCGACGAAATTGCCTCTGACCGTCAGTTTGAGAACCTGACGAAAATTTGGCTGGACGGAGATCATTATAAATGGCGGGCTATGCGTGCGGCAGGAGTCGATGAGAAATACTGCACGGGCAATGCTCCTGACAGGGAAAAATTTCGTCAGTGGGCATGGACGGTACCCCAGACTCTGAGGAATCCTTTGTATCATTGGACCCATCTTGAGTTGCGCCGTTATTTCGGGTTGACTGACCTGTTAAGTCCTGAAACTGCTGATCACGTTTACAATTATGCATCCTCCCTTCTGCGGGAGCCGAGCTACAGCGTAAAGAATCTTCTGCGCAAAATGAAGGTTGAAGTGATCTGTACCACCGATGATCCGGCTGATACACTGGAACATCATCAGATTCTTGCAAAGAGCAATTTTGAAATCAAAATCTTTCCGGCTTTTCGTCCCGATAAAGCCATGGCAGTGGAAAATCCGGATAGTTACAATGCTTACCTGGCCCGGCTGGAAGCAGCAGCCAACAGGCCGATTACCCGTTTCCACGATTTGCTGGAAGCGCTGAAAGAAAGGCACCTGTTTTTCCATAAAATGGGTTGCCGTATTTCTGACCATGGTCTGGAAACCATGTACAGTGAACCCTATACTGAGCATGAAATAGAAAACATTTTCAATAAAATCCGGAGCGGAAATGCCCTGCAGGAGGAAGAAATTCTCAAATTCCGCTCCTGCATGCTGTATGAAATGGCAGTAATGGACCATGCCGCCGGATGGGTTCAGCAATATCACCTGGGAGCTTTGCGCAATAATTCAACCCGCATGTTTATGAAAGTCGGCCCGGATAAGGGATTTGATTCCATCGGCGACTTTGAAATGGCCCGTCCCCTGTCACGGTTCCTTGACCGCCTTGACCGGGAAGGAAAATTGACAAAGACCATCCTTTACAATCTGAATCCGGCCGATAACGAACTGATAGCCACCATGGCAGGGAATTTCAACGACGGTTCGGTTCCGGGTAAAATGCAGTTTGGCAGTGGGTGGTGGTTCCTGGACCAGAAAGATGGTATTGAGAAACAGCTTAACACCCTTTCAGCTATGGGGCTTCTGAGCCGGTTTGTCGGCATGCTCACTGATTCCCGCAGTTTCCTCTCCTATCCCCGTCATGAATACTTCCGCAGGGTTCTTTGCAATCTGATAGGAACAGATGTGGAACAGGGCCTTCTTCCGAACGATATGAACCTTTTGGGAAAAATGGTGCAGGACATTTGCTATTACAATGCAAAGAAGTATTTCGGCTGGGAATAATCCACACGAGACCGAATGCTTTATAAGATAGTCTGTCGGTTTCTCCTGCATTCATGCACTTTGTATTCCACCTTCTGAAAAAAGTACCCAAAGACTGCCTTATTTCGTTTCATCATAATAAAATTAATTTTCAATGGTATGATGGAACCCACATGTTCGGCATTTTATTACCGCTGTGTTTGTGTTTGTAAAACATGTGGGTTTCATAAGGATTTACCTGAATAACGTCAGCTACAGGCTACCCTATTGTGCAATCTTTTGTTCATTCTTTTCCCAATACATCATCAGGGTTTAACAAAACAGCCTGCCGGTACACAATTCCAGCAGGCTGCCATGGAATGGATTAATTTTCGGAATTAGTTACCCCGTATTCTTTCTTCAAGTTGTTCTTTCGAAATACGGATCATACGCCCTATTGGTTTACCGTTCCTGTAGGTAATCACATTCAGGTGGTCTGCTCCCATAGGGAAGGACAGTTCCTTTCCGTCGTACTTGAGCGAATGCTGGTCGGGATAGGTATCATCAAACGTATAATAGATATCGAGTCCCGGAACTTCGGTTGAAAGGGTTACAACAAAATGTCCCCATGTTTTCCAGCGTACAGAAATAACGGGGTCATAGGCACTGCGTGAATAGTTGATTCCTGCCGCATCCAGCCTGCTGAAATGGGATTCCATTTTACTCACAAAAACGTCCCAGTTTCTCCTGGATTTAGGGCTCCAGTATACTTCCGAAAGAGCCATAGCACGGGGCCACACCATATATTCGGCATGGCGCAGGGTAGGAACCGACTCGGTCCACAGATTCCCCTGGCCGCCCAGTATATATTTGGGATCAATGCTGTCGGGAACAGGTTCAAACGAATAGGCAACGCTCAGGCGGGAGCTTCCGTATGTCGGGGGTTCAATAAGAGGATCACCCTGATATAGGTCAAGATAACAATAAGCCCAGGGGGTCATTACCACATGGTGGTTCATTCTGGCTGCTTCGATGCCACCCTGCATTCCTCTCCAGCTCATTACGGTGGCTTCCGGAGCAAGTCCTCCTTCGAGAATTTCATCCCATCCGATCAGTTTTTTCCCCTTTGCCTTCAGCATTTTTTCCATACGTTTTACAAAGTAGCTTTGCAGTTCTTCCACATTTTTCAGATGTTCTTCATC
It encodes the following:
- a CDS encoding DUF2088 domain-containing protein; translation: MIWLNASDPDNGIPPHEIREKLFSVLPQLGAFKRVLIIPPDYTRVHSRAGHITEMLWEFYGSKTGAILPALGTHEPMKPEEIRKMFGKVPPSLFHVHNWRTDTVTLGRIPESQVEEISHGAVHYSWPVQVNKLLVEGNFDAIFSVGQVVPHEVAGMAGYNKNLFVGTGGAEAIHKSHFLGAAYGMERIMGRASNPVRELFRQAGIKYAGHLPVIYIQTVVGGKPNDPYPLKGLFVGDDQECFLEASELALRVNFTMLNEPLSHVVVYLRPDEYRTTWLGNKSIYRTRMALADGGKLIVIAPGVARFGEDLGMDALIRKYGYRPSAEILPLAFSEKDLQDNLGVAAHLIHGSSENRFRIVYCTEHLGEKEITGVGYEYMSLKDASGLYRPESCNDGWNVLPDGERFYYISNPGLGLWSVRDRFEKKEE
- a CDS encoding SDR family oxidoreductase, encoding MNENPFFQDLKGKTCLITGGGGVLGTAIAKGCAMAGINTIILDRNSCVADTLSEEIRREFGTASLSVCADVCDRTTLEKAYEIVLRHFPSIDFLINGAGGNVAGATTAREKAEPEFSPEETFFGLDVNAFRSALDLNFLGTVLPTHVFSREMLTRRQGVILNIASMNAYRPLTRIPAYSAGKAAVVNFTQWLAVHLAPSNIRVNAIAPGFFLTHQNRSLLLKDDGTLTERGDKILGHTPMNRFGKPEDLVGTVLYLLSDMSAFVTGAIIPVDGGFNAYSGV
- a CDS encoding substrate-binding domain-containing protein, with translation MSPVKKVRIVDIAKYAGVSIGTVDRVIHNRGEVAEETREKVRKVIEELNYKPDILARTLVMKKKWRFAALIPGSYNQVPFWDDPLKGMHRALSEISHFGVTLEEYLFSVFDLATFEQKSAELLKNKPDGVVFAPLYARHAISFLRKCRDLSIPVVLINAFVPLRYPLAFIGQNSRQSGRVAAHLFDRMLPPDALIAVVSIAGPIEEQLHISEREKGFREYFSRSPLAAGKTVITIHVRSNETRAIQQALREYLDESLSVSGIFVVNSNAGKVAEALQILNLPVSLLAGYDLTPENRLHLEKGNITFLIGQKPDLQGYRGLMDLYNALVMQKPVERISYMPIDIITRENLMYYE
- the uxaC gene encoding glucuronate isomerase, whose amino-acid sequence is MKNFLDKNFLLQNKTAEELYHGYAENLPIIDYHCHLPADEIASDRQFENLTKIWLDGDHYKWRAMRAAGVDEKYCTGNAPDREKFRQWAWTVPQTLRNPLYHWTHLELRRYFGLTDLLSPETADHVYNYASSLLREPSYSVKNLLRKMKVEVICTTDDPADTLEHHQILAKSNFEIKIFPAFRPDKAMAVENPDSYNAYLARLEAAANRPITRFHDLLEALKERHLFFHKMGCRISDHGLETMYSEPYTEHEIENIFNKIRSGNALQEEEILKFRSCMLYEMAVMDHAAGWVQQYHLGALRNNSTRMFMKVGPDKGFDSIGDFEMARPLSRFLDRLDREGKLTKTILYNLNPADNELIATMAGNFNDGSVPGKMQFGSGWWFLDQKDGIEKQLNTLSAMGLLSRFVGMLTDSRSFLSYPRHEYFRRVLCNLIGTDVEQGLLPNDMNLLGKMVQDICYYNAKKYFGWE